TACACACTCTTTCAAATCAACAGAGTGCCTATTACTAAGCTTAATTCGCAAAGACGTTTCAGAAGAAAATAACCCTTTGTTTCAACCAGAACAACTACAAGAGGAAATGGAATATACATCTGAACAAAACATCAATCAAAAAGGATGTGTTAGACATCTAAACCAGAATGTGAAAAACTACGGAAAAGCTGTTTTCAAAGAGCACCTAACAGGAGGCAGCTGTCAGAATCTGACTAATTTAAAGAACGATCACATACCACATTCTTCCATCCAGTCTAGTTGCTACTCAGTAGGAAACGTTTTGAATTTTTCAAGTGGAGATATACTGCACAAACAACATTGTCACTCTGATCTAAATGAAGCAAAACTTCAAAACAGTCACAAACAGTCCCATAGTCAGGTTTCACGATCACTTACAAAGAGTAGACCAAGAGCAGAGTCTATGTCAAATCTCTATTTGGAGAGTGGCAGACAACAAATTTCTAACTCGACGTCTAGGTGTAGCTCAGCGTGGACCTTGACTGAATCTGGTAAGGAACCTTGGACTAATTGTACAAATCAAGAATTGCTCAGAGAGTCAAGCAATGTATCCAGCCAAAACCCAATTTATGGTCAGGACCAACGAAATCAAAACGTACAATCATGGAGTTTACACCACTTCTCTAAAATGAACTCCAGTGAGTTAAATACAGccagtaaaaataaaatattcaacaaTAAAGGCAGCCACTTCAATATAAATGCTCCAGCTGCTGAAGTTACTATGAAACCTGATTTTTCAGCTCCACTAGGATTCAGGCGACCAAGCTTATTCAGCTTAGCTGCTGCAGTGGGCAGTGAATATCCAGCTATAGACGGGGCTCTTGTGTCCCATTATAACAAACATGCTGTGGATGGATCTGAACATGCTTCAACTGGTTGTCACTCAACATTTGCTGGATATTTAAATGGAACACAAAGTAAGATAAATATTGCATGCATTGTTGTTGGTCTTGGCTtgcatgtttttgtttgtgtATTTGGAAAAAATAAGTTAAACGTAGCTAAATTTGTAAAATGTAATGGAAGTATTTCACTGGATATAAACAGAAAATTTGAACAACAGGTGCTGCTgtatttttataaaataattgGGTTATAAGATTGAGTCTAGTATTATTGATAGTGGTTTTGTATTAGCTACAACCCTAAAATTGTTGCTGTATACTGGCTGGATAGAAGGAGATTTGATGCTTCCATATTAAGAATTTAGTAATACTCAGTGTCAATTATTGTTAAAAACTGTCTTCTCTGGTTTTTTTTATATCAAACTTTGAACCTGTGCACTCTGTTTTTACTTTGGAACAAGTTAGCTgcgcatttttaaaaagtatgcatTTTACAGTTTATGCATTAAATGAAGATCAGAAAAAAATGTAGTCAAACCTGATTTAATGCCCTTATGACAGGTTTGCTACAACCTCAGCTGGAGCGGATTGCCATAGAAGCCCTTCAGATCTGTTGTCTCTTCTTGCCTCCACCTAATCGTAGAAAACTGCAACTACTTATGCGCATGATATCTCGCATCAGTCAGAATGTTGATATGCCACAACTTCATGAAGCCATGGGAACAAGAATGTTGGTATGTGGCAATGTTCATTCTATTGACTTGGTATAATATGCCATGCTGAATCCATATGAATTCTGATTCTTTCAAATTGGGGCCAAATGGTGACTTAATGAGGAGGGTGTAGCACAGCCTGAGGTCCTGCTGGTTGCAGTGAATCACCGCCAGCTTCAGTGATGGCCTGGTTCTACAGGGGCCAGTGGGGCACAGACAGCTTGCTGGAAGGTTTTTGGAAAGGACAAGCAGTGAATGTGTTGTCACAAATCAGTACAATCACTAAATCAACACATGTGGCATGCaaaggtgttttaaaaaattctcaaggtcaggttcgtaggagagtagtctgacacagaacaaacgaccaagaggcgagtctgctagaatatgagcattttattccccgcagcgtcgccacaaccaggtctcatcttccaacgggtctggcttatactcactctacatgttaccggaactgggagccgtcagttctcgtagagcggttgccaacaacccacgctcggcggttaaacgtaaccccggagcagactcaccgaactggagacttttccagctgatatactcttttccagatataaacattcatgtgaacagcagagcaaggctaaaaaacacattccattctggttacatacagataagaagattcacacggggaggtgtgtaataagattcacacgggactaagcaacacctccattccggttagattcacacatgtattgggacataatttttaaccgtttcaccacattccactgcttggcccaatacatgtgttacattatgattcacacatgtattgggacataattttacaccacaaaagGTGAAGCTGTTCTATGAAGCCCCATGAGCTTGCAGACCTATATATCATTTTTGTGCAAATGGAACATTGCTTTAGAGTCTGCCTTTCTGATAAAATTGGACCAGCTTCTTGACTTTTCTTTGTGATAGTACACAAACCAGTGTCTGCCTGGTGATTATGGGAGGTTGGAAAAAGGGACTATACGTGAATAAACTGAAGGAAAAGGGGCTGGTGTTTAAGGGTGTTAGCTAAAGGGATTTGGAAGAAGAGCTTGAGTGTTTTCAAATTACTAAAAGTTTCACTCACTTCATTAAttattcagattagattagattacttaatgtggaaacaggcccttcggcccaacaagtccacaccgacctgccgaagcgcaacccacccatacccctacatttacccctttaacctaacactacgggcaatttagcatggccaattcacctgacctgcacatctttggactgtgggaggaaaccggagcacccgaaggaaacccacgcagacacggggagaatgtgcaaactccacacagtcagtcgcctgagtcgggaattgaacccgggtctctggcgctgtgaggcagcagtgctaaccactgtgccaccatgccgcccacattatTCACTTGTAATAATTTTTACTCCATTTCAAGAGAGCTTAGAaatctcactttttttttcagtttcaataGATGATTAAAATTCATATTGAAATAACCCTTGTCAAAGTTATTCTAAAATCTCCTTTTTCTTTCTAGCATAAATTTCAATTTATGATTCACCCACAAGTGAAAGTGGTCTTTCCTATTTGCCAcctcaattttgtttttctcatctTTCTATATTTTTTAGGAATCTTTTGATACTAATGGGCATTGGCACAGCTAAGAATGGGACAATTGTTTACATTCTGCATGTGAACAGTAAATCAGCCAGAACTTGTGTTTGTGACTATTCATGGTGTGGACATACCAGATCTGAATGTAGTACTTACCCTATGACTACCAATGTCTTGAGTCAAATAACCTGATGAGAACATAATGAGAAATACTATGAGAACCACTGTTGCTTTAAAAAAAGGTCATTTCAGTGATTAAACAGGTGACCTGACACTATAATAAGTTTGTCTTCAGGGAGAAACACTGAAACAAAAAGGAGAAAACGAGTAAgctaagggcccatggtgtcaaaGGTAAGGTGTTCACATGGATAGAAACGTGGCTGTCTGGCAGACAGCAGAGATTGGGGATAAAAagatctttctcaggatggcagccagtgacaagtggtgttccgcaagacTCTGTGATGGGGGCACAACATTTACACTATGCATTagcaatctagatgaaggaactgagggcgttctgaccaagtttgcagacaatgcaaagataggtagagggacaggtagcattgaagaggctgggaggctgcagaaggatttggacaggttaggagaatcgGCAAAGAAGggtcagatggagtacaatgtgagaaagtgtgaggtcatgtactttgatAGGGAAAAAGGGGCattggctattttctaaatggggagaaaattcagaagtcttaaTTGCAGAGAGACATGGGAGAactagcccaggattctctcaagggaAACTCTCTGGTTGAGTCAGTctttaggaagacaaatgcaatgatggcatttattttgagaggacttgaatataaaagcagggatatacttttGAGGCTCtttaaggctgtggtcagactacatttggaacattttgcacatgtttgggccccatatctcaggaaggatgtattggcggCTGTGGAGGAGGTTGACGAGAAtggtcccatgaatgaaaagcttaacgttttataaggaacgtttgaggactctgggtctatattcgatggagtttagaaagatgagggggacctaattaaaacatacacaatactgaatggcctggacagagtatatgtttccattggtaggaaagactaggacctgagtacacagcctttgagtaaagggaacaccttttagaatggagataaacttcttcagccagacattgctgaacctatggaattcactgcctcaaGGCTGTGGGAGCTCGGTCATTTGAGTATATCTAAGACTGCaatagataggctcttgagtatcaagggttacacggaaaaagtgggagaatggggttgagaaacttatcagccatgattgaatagcggagcagactccatgggctgaatggcctaatttctgctcttatgtcttatagtcttaaagATAAGAATTGGCTCGCTATTCTTTGACTGCAAATCTTGGTTTGCTAAATAGGTGGTTCAGACCTTTTCACGTTGTATACTACGTTGCGAAAACGAAGCTGACCTTGATGAATTACTAGGCACAAGACTTGTTTCCTTTATATTGGACCACCATCAAGAAATTCTGCAGGTACCACCTTATTTGCAGAATGCTGTTGACAACCACATCCGTCTTCTCCAAAAAGTCCAGGTATACATATGTCTGTTGGTAATTATTTTGTAAGGATGTGCTAGAAAATGCCTCAACTTTATGCAACACAGTAATGATATGAATCTTAATCTATtgtacttccagcattttgagTACTGTGTATTAATTTTGTACTTTATTTTTCAGATTACATATCCATGCACAAACATGAATGCTGAGGTGCCAATGTATACATTCTGTAAACAGATAAGCACCAAAGAATTTGAAGAGCAAAAGGTTTCTGTATCTCAGATTGCCATAGCTGAGTTGCTGGAAAATATTGTAGAAGATAAAAAGATGtctattaaagacaaaaggaaaaAACTTAAGCAAGTATGCAAAGGAACTACCTCTTTCTGaccttttttgcttttatttttgtgagcAAGTATAATTGATTGTACAACTTATCTAAAGCACTTTTAAGAAGTGACTAAGTAAGCTGTACCATCCTTTTGATAAAAAGATAGTTCCTTAATTCCATCTGAATGTCAATTCAACTTTGTTCTATTGCATAAATGCTTCAAATCATCTCTGCAAGGAAATtctaatttcaaatttatttagCTTTGATTTcagaattatttaaaattatgctTTCACAAATCAGAACCACTCCAAAGAAAAATGTGTTCTAATTCCTTCATTTTGCATGTGTAATTGCACCAATTACAAACAATTGAGGAATTGTATTTCAGTACCTTGAGTCGTCCACGTTAGTACCTTGGAAAAGATGCAGCACACCACATAGATTATTCTTATTCATTGTTCAAATGTCAGTTTGCAAAGATTCTCTGTTTTGCTGTCTTTCAATAAATTTTAGTTGCTTGCCATATTGAAGTAaactgaccatttggcccattgtgtctgtaatGATTTTGTTCCCCTCAAACATCATCTCCTTGTTATTCTGACCCCATCGGTCTATTCTTGTATTTCTTTCCTCTTAGTGTGCTTTGCCTAGCTTTCCCTTTTAGGTGTCTTTCTGAATTTAGTACAACTGTTCCTTTCAGTGGCACACTTTGTCTTCCCATCATGTGTCTAGTACAGAAGGTTCTCCTAGTTATCAGTTGAATTTTAGTGGCTTCTATTTATAgcctccagttctggtcactccaaAAAGTGGAAGCATTTTCCATCTATTGTATCAAACCATTTCACAATAAAAacataaataggaacaggagtagaccatacaACCATTTGAGCCTGCTTTGTTATTCATTATAATTATAGCTGATCTTTTGCTTTCAGCttcaattccttctcaattcccCATATCCTTTGTCCCTgttttgaactaaggctgtaatgaagtcaagcGTTGAATGCCTATGTGGCAGAACCTGGATAGAGGATCAGTGTTTTGTTTATTACTATGTAACtgcagcttgatagcactgtcaaagACACTTTCCCAGAACTTTGGAGCCATCTCCATTCAACAATAATTGGCtaaattggatttgttctgcattTTGTGAATAGGgcattcctgggcaattttccatttttgtcaAATATATGCCAGTTTGCATGCTGAATTCTTAAGTAAACATGATTTGGAGCACAATTCTTTAGTGCTATTGCCAGGATGTCAGCGCACACAGCATTTGGGGTATCCAGTATATCAACTATTTATTGATACCATGTGGAATAAGTTTGAATGTCTGAATACTGCTATTTGTGATGTTGGGAACTTTGTTAAGAAGCAGTGATGGATCAACCATTCCATTTTTTTATACTGAAGATGCTGTAAGTGTTTCAGACTTGTcttttgctgagcttctccattaCCTCAGGGTGGAGATAGTCTGTTGCCTCTGGTTAATTGAACACTATATTTGTGACTGGACATGGCAAGACTAGAACTTGGTTTGTATCTGTTTGTCATGGGATTCCTTTGCtcttgtctatcacttgctgcttctgctggtGAACATATCAGCAGTCCTGTgttatatttgacatttccattttTATGCATGCTGATGCTGCTCCGGGTATGTTCATCTGCACTTTTTTTGTACCAGGGTTGACTTCTTGGCTTGGTGGTAATGATAGAGTGATGGATGTGCCAAGACATGAGTTTAAATACAGTTCTACTCCTGAAGGCCTGCAGAGCCTCGTGGATACCCTGTGCTGAGCTGAAAGATCTATTCAACATCTACATTTAACATGATCTTAATGGCACACAATTGGATAAAGGGTATCAAAATAAACAACTGTGGATGTTAGAAAGCTgaattaaaagcagaaagtgctggagaaactcaacatatctggtagtatctgtggggagagaggTTAATTTGACTCTTCAAACTGAAGTGTTTACTCCTTGTGAAAACCTGTGTGGTTATCACTCTTAAACTGTCATAGTCAAATACATCTTTCTCAGTAGATTAAGAGCAAGGTCTAGTAGGTTTCTGCTTTTGGATTACCACCTGCATGCCTGGCTGGTAAACATGTCCTTTAATGGCTGTTAGCTTGGTCAGTAGTGGTGCAACTGAGTCACTCTTGTGATGGATAATGGACATCTCCAAAAGTACATTCTGTCCTTCTGCCACCTTTGCTCCCTCCAAATAGTATTCAATGTGGAGGAGTACCAGTTAATTAGCTGAGGGAGGACAATAGTTGATCAGAAGGTATGCCTACTTTGCTGTACAGGCAATTTGCTTTAATTCCATTACTTCAGTAAGGATATTTGCAGTTTTCAATTCAGAATTCTTTGATTAGTGGCATATTCCATGCTTGATATGCAGCAGTATTTGGACTATATTCTGGCTTGAACTGAGgtgtggcacaaatgtcacttgccatttGAGTGCCAAACAATAGATATCTCTTTAAAAAGATAATTTTATtacctccccttgacattcaaagacaTTATTAAAGCTTAATTCCCCCTCCTCAACGTCTTGAGTTGCCAAGTTGCCAGAAACTTAAATTAGTCCAGAAGGCATGTGATTCTGTATTACTCAACAGACTTGcaagcaagattagatctcatggaataaaagggatgtGGCAatatggattcaaaattggctgagtgatagacAAATAGTTGAATGTTTTTTGGGTTGGAGGAAGATCTTGTACTGGAGTTCCCTACTGTCTGTGTTGGGACCTTTACATTTCCTGGTGTACATTTAATGATCCAGAACTTGGAGTAAaaggcacaattttaaaaattgctatgaaacttggaagcattgtaaactagAATGAGGATGGTGTCAATGTTCTTAAGTTCTACAAGTTGGAATGGGTAGAGAGATGACAAGTGAAATTGTGTGTAAGTGAtgttttggttggaagaatatgATGCAGCCTCATTCTTGTTCAGTTGCTCTTTTCTGTGCTATTAACTGTGCCCTGAACTGGAAGCCGTC
The Chiloscyllium plagiosum isolate BGI_BamShark_2017 chromosome 11, ASM401019v2, whole genome shotgun sequence DNA segment above includes these coding regions:
- the LOC122554401 gene encoding DEP domain-containing protein 1B-like isoform X1; translation: MESRIITPGPYRATKLWNELTKLFRAGMPLKKHRMHLKKYTNCFMASEAVDWLHELLRSNSNFGPEVTRQQTLQLLRKFLKNHVIEDIKGRWGAENLDDNSQLYRFPTTSPLKVVPNHPPFHKTNAASRSTKVKGGFCELPKTMTKENDILQFQVNAEETDKEMPEVISEEPKIHVRQVTQTDIEETWREVALNHLQKILGLAALNDVLDFSQVIPQYILYNVHNVSKHGVVILQDKSEDLPHWVLSAMKCLANWPRNNDLTQPSYPGFERDVFKTVADYFMNLPEPLLTFEFYELFVNILVLCGYIMVSNRSQGKRKNLDELYCPQPAKSQHLNRHTHSFKSTECLLLSLIRKDVSEENNPLFQPEQLQEEMEYTSEQNINQKGCVRHLNQNVKNYGKAVFKEHLTGGSCQNLTNLKNDHIPHSSIQSSCYSVGNVLNFSSGDILHKQHCHSDLNEAKLQNSHKQSHSQVSRSLTKSRPRAESMSNLYLESGRQQISNSTSRCSSAWTLTESGKEPWTNCTNQELLRESSNVSSQNPIYGQDQRNQNVQSWSLHHFSKMNSSELNTASKNKIFNNKGSHFNINAPAAEVTMKPDFSAPLGFRRPSLFSLAAAVGSEYPAIDGALVSHYNKHAVDGSEHASTGCHSTFAGYLNGTQSLLQPQLERIAIEALQICCLFLPPPNRRKLQLLMRMISRISQNVDMPQLHEAMGTRMLVVQTFSRCILRCENEADLDELLGTRLVSFILDHHQEILQVPPYLQNAVDNHIRLLQKVQITYPCTNMNAEVPMYTFCKQISTKEFEEQKVSVSQIAIAELLENIVEDKKMSIKDKRKKLKQFQREYPEMYQNRFPTTDSEAKLFQDKPKIKQPMLITMKRPLKSLQKMQRLRY
- the LOC122554401 gene encoding DEP domain-containing protein 1B-like isoform X2, whose protein sequence is MESRIITPGPYRATKLWNELTKLFRAGMPLKKHRMHLKKYTNCFMASEAVDWLHELLRSNSNFGPEVTRQQTLQLLRKFLKNHVIEDIKGRWGAENLDDNSQLYRFPTTSPLKVVPNHPPFHKTNAASRSTKVKGGFCELPKTMTKENDILQFQVNAEETDKEMPEVISEEPKIHVRQVTQTDIEETWREVALNHLQKILGLAALNDVLDFSQVIPQYILYNVHNVSKHGVVILQDKSEDLPHWVLSAMKCLANWPRNNDLTQPSYPGFERDVFKTVADYFMNLPEPLLTFEFYELFVNILVLCGYIMVSNRSQGKRKNLDELYCPQPAKSQHLNRHTHSFKSTECLLLSLIRKDVSEENNPLFQPEQLQEEMEYTSEQNINQKGCVRHLNQNVKNYGKAVFKEHLTGGSCQNLTNLKNDHIPHSSIQSSCYSVGNVLNFSSGDILHKQHCHSDLNEAKLQNSHKQSHSQVSRSLTKSRPRAESMSNLYLESGRQQISNSTSRCSSAWTLTESGKEPWTNCTNQELLRESSNVSSQNPIYGQDQRNQNVQSWSLHHFSKMNSSELNTASKNKIFNNKGSHFNINAPAAEVTMKPDFSAPLGFRRPSLFSLAAAVGSEYPAIDGALVSHYNKHAVDGSEHASTGCHSTFAGYLNGTQSLLQPQLERIAIEALQICCLFLPPPNRRKLQLLMRMISRISQNVDMPQLHEAMGTRMLVVQTFSRCILRCENEADLDELLGTRLVSFILDHHQEILQVPPYLQNAVDNHIRLLQKVQITYPCTNMNAEVPMYTFCKQISTKEFEEQKVSVSQIAIAELLENIVEDKKMSIKDKRKKLNSKENIQKCIKTASPQLTARPSFSRISPRSSNRC